One part of the Bacteroidia bacterium genome encodes these proteins:
- a CDS encoding SusD/RagB family nutrient-binding outer membrane lipoprotein yields the protein MKIHHFCLILLISVLFFSCRDTGRDPLSEEELHILYAESQIHLIDFFEEWQAYTMEMSRMLPMRNSSYREGVDKFTVTKEAARLFGELSTSSRELIRSSDLRESYFISGSSKILRAFTYQMIIDLSNEYELAPVSGEVPSLNGNTSQGFYAGFPQDSNYMLSIGLLSEAVDDLEKSQESPVADLFFAGDANKWIRLANSLKLRAYNNTRLVDENAREEINKIIQDGQLIEDISEDFQYRYQSAPGREGELAPLFELTYRDNGDWQPPFMSNYFMWLLTEEKSVADPRSSFYFYRQVPDFTSPDRVAICPNFEVLGQGGVIPETPQHYKDIDGNMPYCIASEAGYYGRDHGNGMGPSDDKESRTLIGLYPFGGKFDDNSFERGAGNSRGTGENLALLPMLHASHMYFIRAEAALTIGTQDNPIIMLEEGIRKSFEKVRSFAVNLDPDFRPDSCLLPVCESVGEILNRLQMEEENYINYVLYQYNRVATVEEKLDIIMKEYLIALWGNGFEAYNNYRRTAMPLNIQPLLDPVAIDPIGFPRVAPEIFRGFGGPLPYVNDTVFWDTNDPSLFR from the coding sequence ATGAAAATCCATCACTTCTGCTTAATACTCCTTATCTCAGTTCTGTTTTTTTCCTGCCGAGATACTGGAAGAGACCCCCTTAGTGAGGAAGAATTACACATTTTGTATGCAGAAAGCCAGATCCACCTGATTGATTTCTTTGAGGAATGGCAAGCCTATACTATGGAAATGAGTCGTATGCTTCCTATGAGAAATTCTAGCTATAGAGAAGGGGTGGATAAATTCACAGTTACAAAAGAAGCTGCGAGATTGTTTGGAGAATTGAGTACTTCCAGCAGGGAGTTAATCAGATCATCGGACTTGCGAGAATCCTATTTTATTTCAGGAAGTAGCAAGATCCTTCGAGCCTTTACTTACCAAATGATAATTGACTTGAGTAATGAATATGAATTAGCGCCAGTGTCTGGTGAAGTGCCTTCTTTAAACGGAAATACAAGTCAGGGTTTTTATGCAGGTTTTCCGCAAGATTCAAATTATATGCTTTCAATTGGCCTACTGAGTGAAGCGGTAGATGATTTGGAAAAAAGCCAGGAATCCCCTGTTGCTGATTTGTTTTTTGCGGGAGATGCTAATAAATGGATACGACTCGCAAATAGTTTGAAGCTCCGGGCGTATAATAACACCCGTTTAGTGGATGAAAATGCCCGGGAGGAGATCAATAAGATAATTCAAGATGGTCAGCTAATAGAAGATATATCGGAGGACTTTCAATATCGCTATCAAAGTGCTCCGGGTCGAGAAGGGGAATTAGCCCCTTTATTCGAACTAACTTATAGAGATAATGGTGATTGGCAGCCTCCTTTTATGTCCAATTATTTTATGTGGTTACTGACAGAGGAAAAATCAGTAGCTGATCCAAGAAGCAGTTTTTATTTCTATCGACAAGTTCCTGATTTTACTAGTCCTGATAGAGTCGCAATTTGTCCGAATTTTGAGGTACTCGGTCAGGGGGGCGTGATACCTGAAACTCCTCAGCATTATAAAGATATAGATGGCAATATGCCCTATTGTATCGCTAGTGAAGCTGGATATTATGGAAGAGATCATGGAAATGGAATGGGGCCTAGCGATGATAAGGAAAGTAGAACACTGATTGGCTTATATCCATTTGGGGGAAAGTTTGACGATAACTCCTTTGAAAGAGGAGCGGGCAATAGCAGAGGGACAGGAGAAAATTTAGCCCTTTTGCCTATGCTTCATGCATCGCATATGTATTTCATTCGTGCGGAAGCTGCCCTGACAATAGGAACCCAGGACAATCCTATAATTATGCTGGAAGAAGGTATCCGTAAATCTTTTGAAAAGGTAAGGAGTTTTGCTGTTAATCTTGACCCTGATTTCCGACCGGATAGCTGTCTGCTTCCTGTTTGTGAAAGTGTAGGAGAAATTCTTAACAGACTTCAGATGGAGGAAGAAAACTACATCAACTATGTCTTATATCAATACAATCGGGTAGCTACAGTTGAGGAGAAGCTGGATATCATCATGAAAGAATACCTGATAGCGCTTTGGGGAAATGGATTTGAGGCATACAACAACTATCGTAGAACAGCTATGCCCTTAAACATACAGCCTTTACTCGATCCTGTAGCTATTGATCCTATTGGTTTTCCAAGAGTTGCTCCAGAGATCTTCAGAGGCTTTGGTGGACCTCTTCCGTATGTGAATGATACCGTTTTCTGGGATACGAATGATCCCTCTTTATTCCGCTAG
- a CDS encoding arginine deiminase-related protein, with product MTKQISSHILMVRPANFGYNAETAQNNAFQTNDQSLSINKIKQKAIQEFDDFVQTLRNAGVDIIVAQDTEEPIKTDAVFPNNWLTTHENGAVITYPMYSEMRSRERREDIIEDLGKRFEVKDRFHLEGGESQNLYLEGTGSLILDRPNKLAYACTSDRTSVELLDKFCSFTGYKKVLFQSVDRNGIAIYHTNVMMALGETFVVICMDSIRDSDQNQALRRLFASKDKELIDISLEQMEAFAGNMLQVKNEDGDTFLVMSSQAYKSLREDQIDKIHQHTKILHSPLDTIEAYGGGSARCMMAEVFLPLKV from the coding sequence ATGACAAAACAGATTTCTTCTCATATTCTCATGGTCCGGCCTGCTAATTTTGGCTACAATGCGGAGACAGCGCAGAACAATGCTTTTCAGACAAACGATCAAAGTTTGAGCATTAATAAGATTAAACAAAAGGCCATTCAGGAATTTGATGACTTCGTGCAGACTTTGAGAAATGCAGGAGTAGATATTATCGTCGCCCAGGATACAGAGGAACCGATAAAAACGGATGCGGTTTTTCCCAACAACTGGCTTACGACCCATGAAAATGGAGCTGTCATCACTTATCCCATGTATTCAGAAATGAGAAGTCGGGAGAGAAGAGAGGATATAATAGAGGATCTGGGAAAGAGATTTGAGGTAAAGGATCGTTTCCATTTGGAGGGAGGTGAGTCCCAAAATCTCTATCTGGAAGGAACCGGGAGCCTGATCCTCGACAGACCTAACAAATTGGCTTATGCCTGTACAAGCGACAGAACCAGTGTAGAACTACTGGATAAGTTTTGTTCTTTCACTGGCTACAAAAAAGTTCTCTTTCAATCCGTCGATCGAAACGGAATTGCGATTTACCATACCAATGTAATGATGGCTTTGGGAGAAACCTTTGTGGTTATTTGCATGGATAGCATTCGCGATTCCGATCAGAACCAGGCATTACGCAGACTTTTTGCCAGTAAGGATAAAGAACTTATAGATATAAGCCTGGAGCAAATGGAAGCTTTCGCAGGAAATATGTTGCAGGTTAAAAATGAAGATGGAGATACTTTCCTGGTTATGTCCAGCCAGGCATATAAGTCCTTAAGAGAAGATCAAATAGACAAAATTCATCAGCATACGAAAATCCTGCATAGTCCTTTAGACACGATAGAGGCTTATGGAGGCGGGAGTGCACGTTGTATGATGGCTGAGGTTTTTCTCCCTTTGAAAGTATAG
- a CDS encoding DUF3299 domain-containing protein, protein MKEITTYILALAMPLLLAFHPPLIKIDWSNLSDVSFEDKYYEEFDQYLPYPTFGQSVKDLEDKEVQISGYIIPIEPERYILSQNPFASCFFCGGAGPETVLELELTSYDKTYYTDQYLSFKGILKLNIEDIDKLNYLLQSAEEVEE, encoded by the coding sequence ATGAAAGAGATAACTACCTATATTTTAGCTCTGGCTATGCCTCTTTTGCTGGCCTTTCATCCTCCGCTTATCAAGATTGACTGGTCGAATCTGAGCGATGTCAGTTTCGAGGATAAGTATTATGAAGAATTTGACCAGTATCTACCGTATCCAACTTTCGGCCAAAGTGTAAAAGATCTGGAAGATAAAGAGGTGCAAATCAGTGGGTACATCATTCCTATCGAACCGGAAAGATACATCCTGTCTCAAAATCCCTTTGCCTCTTGTTTCTTTTGTGGAGGTGCCGGTCCGGAAACGGTCCTGGAATTGGAATTGACGTCTTACGACAAGACTTACTATACGGATCAGTACCTCAGTTTCAAAGGAATTTTAAAATTGAACATCGAGGATATTGATAAATTGAACTACCTGCTTCAATCAGCTGAAGAAGTAGAGGAGTAA
- a CDS encoding DUF3299 domain-containing protein has translation MRQFIFILFILASSRLSAQLDLSWETLAEIEYSYVQNYEANFWYGTPSFSESVKGLEGKEVKIKGYVLPMDVSGEQYVLSAFPFASCFFCGGAGQESVIELRLEDYDRKFETDEYLEFRGILKLNDAELELNYILDKAQVLND, from the coding sequence ATGAGACAATTTATTTTTATCCTATTTATACTAGCCTCTTCTCGACTTTCCGCTCAGCTTGATTTGAGCTGGGAAACTCTTGCGGAGATAGAATATTCTTATGTCCAGAATTATGAGGCAAATTTTTGGTATGGTACTCCGAGTTTCAGTGAGTCTGTAAAAGGACTGGAGGGGAAAGAAGTAAAAATTAAAGGCTATGTCCTTCCTATGGATGTAAGTGGTGAGCAATACGTACTTTCTGCCTTTCCATTTGCCTCCTGCTTTTTTTGTGGTGGGGCAGGGCAGGAGTCTGTGATTGAATTGCGCTTGGAAGATTATGACCGAAAATTTGAGACGGATGAATATCTCGAATTTCGAGGCATTCTTAAGCTGAATGATGCAGAATTAGAGTTGAATTATATTTTGGACAAAGCCCAGGTGTTGAATGATTAA
- a CDS encoding FtsX-like permease family protein, which yields MNLFKISWKNLWARPWPTFMSLLLFAMGVGIISLLLIMRESLDESFKKNIRGIDMVIGAKGSPLQLILSSVYHIDNPTGNISLAEANKLKKHPLVEQGIPLAFGDNYKGFKILGTTDEYLKLYEGKIEAGNAWDHEFEVVLGGVLAERLGLKIGDEFFSNHGLIGEVNAHENHPYKVVGTLEKSGTVLDQLILTGLESIWGVHEEHEEEHDDVEEKDRDITAMLIKFRSPMGMMQLPRMVNSQTSMQAALPAIEVNRLFDLFAVGIQLIRGIAIAIMIISGISIFISLYNNLLDRKYELALMRSLGATRPELFMMIVLEGLMIAIIGYIAGILMSRLGIQILDSLIQTNYRYDLDVLSSMQEEGFLLIASLILGVLAAFLPALNAWRTDIAETLSS from the coding sequence TTGAATCTATTTAAAATAAGCTGGAAGAATCTTTGGGCAAGACCCTGGCCGACTTTTATGAGTCTGCTCCTTTTTGCTATGGGAGTAGGGATTATTTCCTTGCTTTTGATTATGCGGGAAAGTTTGGATGAAAGCTTTAAAAAGAACATCAGGGGGATCGATATGGTGATAGGGGCGAAAGGCAGTCCTCTTCAATTGATTCTAAGCAGTGTCTATCATATCGATAATCCGACAGGTAATATTTCCCTTGCAGAAGCTAATAAACTAAAAAAGCATCCTTTGGTAGAGCAGGGAATCCCCCTGGCGTTTGGAGATAACTACAAAGGCTTTAAAATACTGGGAACTACAGATGAATACCTGAAACTCTACGAAGGGAAAATCGAAGCAGGGAATGCCTGGGATCATGAGTTTGAGGTAGTGCTGGGAGGAGTCCTGGCTGAAAGACTCGGACTCAAGATAGGCGATGAGTTTTTTAGCAATCACGGCCTGATAGGAGAAGTCAATGCGCATGAAAATCATCCTTATAAAGTAGTAGGAACGCTTGAGAAATCAGGTACTGTTCTGGATCAATTGATATTGACAGGTCTCGAAAGTATTTGGGGAGTGCATGAGGAACATGAGGAGGAGCATGATGATGTGGAGGAAAAAGACCGCGATATAACTGCCATGCTCATCAAGTTTCGTAGTCCTATGGGTATGATGCAGCTGCCCCGAATGGTCAATAGCCAAACGAGTATGCAGGCAGCATTGCCTGCTATTGAGGTGAATCGTCTTTTTGACCTCTTTGCCGTAGGAATTCAACTGATTCGAGGGATTGCTATTGCAATCATGATTATTTCTGGAATCAGCATCTTTATTTCCCTCTATAATAATCTGCTCGACCGCAAATACGAATTGGCCTTGATGAGAAGCCTGGGAGCGACGCGCCCTGAATTGTTCATGATGATTGTTTTGGAAGGCTTGATGATTGCCATTATTGGATACATAGCGGGTATTCTGATGAGTCGCCTGGGAATCCAGATCCTGGATTCTTTAATCCAAACCAACTACCGATATGATCTTGACGTATTATCGAGTATGCAAGAAGAGGGCTTTTTGTTAATTGCCAGTTTGATCCTCGGTGTATTGGCTGCATTTTTACCGGCCCTCAATGCATGGAGGACGGATATCGCTGAAACCCTCAGTTCCTGA
- a CDS encoding ATP-binding cassette domain-containing protein translates to MLQTQALAFSYTPERTFHFPDLDVEKGGSLLILGESGKGKTTFLNLLAGFIRPSSGQIFIDEEEISSMPAASLDIFRGRHIGMVFQSAHFVKALNVEENLKMAQLFARSENRGSGIIRDTLGRLNLGGKLKDYPHRLSIGEQQRVAIARALINQPKVILADEPTSALDDKNCEQVLDLLKEQAEIAGASLVIVTHDKRLKDRIDNRVEL, encoded by the coding sequence ATGTTGCAAACCCAGGCTTTAGCATTTTCATATACTCCTGAACGAACTTTTCATTTTCCTGATCTTGATGTCGAGAAAGGGGGAAGTCTTTTGATTCTGGGAGAATCGGGAAAAGGGAAAACTACCTTTCTCAATTTACTTGCGGGATTTATTCGGCCTTCTTCGGGGCAAATTTTTATAGACGAAGAAGAAATTAGTAGCATGCCGGCAGCTAGCCTGGATATATTTCGGGGAAGACACATAGGTATGGTATTTCAGTCAGCCCATTTTGTCAAGGCCCTGAACGTGGAGGAAAATCTGAAGATGGCCCAGCTTTTTGCCCGATCAGAAAATAGGGGAAGTGGGATTATAAGAGATACCCTGGGTCGATTGAATTTAGGGGGGAAGTTGAAAGACTATCCCCATAGACTAAGTATCGGCGAACAACAAAGAGTAGCCATTGCTCGTGCGCTTATTAATCAACCTAAAGTGATTTTGGCAGATGAGCCTACTAGTGCGCTTGATGACAAGAACTGTGAACAGGTGCTGGATCTTTTGAAAGAACAGGCAGAAATCGCTGGAGCGAGCTTAGTGATCGTTACCCATGATAAGCGTCTGAAGGATCGCATTGATAACCGAGTCGAACTCTAA
- a CDS encoding MerC domain-containing protein, with the protein MMNIHRKDRDSRELSDVLGMGSALLCLLHCVAAPVLIGFGASLQEVHSSFFLHEFWDIVFLALGFIAVFFSSKHSRSSFLKILLWTTYLSLFCSVLLHHSSPVFEYLIYAASIILIIAHTLNFRKLVLQKSSRI; encoded by the coding sequence ATGATGAACATCCACAGAAAAGATAGAGATAGTAGAGAACTTTCTGATGTATTGGGAATGGGCAGTGCACTTTTATGCCTGCTTCATTGCGTTGCTGCTCCGGTCCTTATCGGATTTGGTGCCAGCTTACAGGAAGTCCACAGCTCTTTCTTCCTCCATGAATTTTGGGATATTGTCTTTCTTGCATTGGGTTTTATCGCGGTTTTCTTCTCAAGTAAACATAGCCGAAGCAGCTTCCTGAAGATTCTCTTGTGGACGACTTACCTTTCTCTTTTCTGCAGCGTTTTGCTTCACCATAGCAGCCCCGTGTTTGAATACCTCATATATGCTGCTTCTATCATTCTCATCATAGCTCACACCCTCAATTTTCGGAAACTCGTCTTACAGAAAAGTAGCCGTATCTAA